A single genomic interval of Streptomyces showdoensis harbors:
- a CDS encoding bifunctional adenosylcobinamide kinase/adenosylcobinamide-phosphate guanylyltransferase, producing MELTLLGTGAPLGLPRPDCPCAVCALSRGERARAATSLLVDGALLLDLTPGAALAAARSGHSLVGVRQVLLTHPHDGPAVELPAGLPTAGRVPDGRELTLISGHRVRAVSMDSPGTGYEVTSAEGERLLYLPPGGAAAGLPDDHRPPYDMVVADVTGRPDGLARLRAIGAVGPGTDVIAAHLDHDAPAGAELDRRLAAAGARAVPDGTTLYVGEYHAVPDVPRRTLVTGGARSGKSVEAERRLETFPEVLYVATGGTREGDPEWAQRVGLHRDRRPGSWRTAETTDLVPLLAGEGPALLVDCLSLWLTDAMDRVGAWDDERWAAGGREALAERVAELVAAVRATPRTVVAVTNEVGSGVVPATASGRRFRDELGRLNAAFADECEQVLLVVAGQALVLRG from the coding sequence GTGGAACTGACTCTGCTCGGCACCGGCGCACCCCTCGGACTCCCCCGCCCCGACTGCCCCTGCGCGGTGTGCGCGCTGTCCCGCGGGGAGCGCGCGCGGGCGGCGACCTCGCTGCTCGTGGACGGGGCGCTGCTGCTGGATCTGACCCCGGGGGCCGCGCTGGCCGCGGCCCGGTCGGGGCACTCGCTGGTCGGGGTGCGCCAGGTGCTGCTCACGCATCCGCACGACGGTCCGGCCGTGGAGCTGCCCGCGGGGCTGCCGACGGCGGGGCGGGTGCCGGACGGGCGGGAGCTGACGCTGATCAGCGGGCACCGGGTGCGGGCGGTCTCGATGGACTCGCCGGGCACCGGGTACGAGGTGACCTCGGCGGAGGGCGAGCGGCTGCTCTACCTGCCGCCGGGCGGGGCGGCGGCCGGGCTGCCGGACGACCACCGGCCCCCGTACGACATGGTGGTCGCGGACGTGACGGGCCGCCCGGACGGGCTCGCCCGGCTGCGCGCGATCGGGGCGGTCGGGCCGGGCACGGACGTGATCGCCGCGCACCTGGACCACGACGCGCCCGCCGGAGCCGAGCTGGACCGGCGGCTCGCGGCGGCGGGGGCCCGTGCGGTGCCGGACGGGACGACGCTGTACGTCGGCGAGTACCACGCGGTGCCGGACGTGCCCCGGCGGACCCTGGTGACGGGCGGCGCCCGGTCGGGGAAGTCCGTGGAGGCCGAGCGGCGCCTGGAGACCTTCCCCGAGGTGCTGTACGTGGCGACCGGCGGGACGCGTGAGGGCGACCCGGAGTGGGCGCAGCGGGTGGGGCTGCACCGGGACCGGCGGCCGGGCTCCTGGCGTACCGCCGAGACCACCGACCTCGTGCCGCTGCTCGCCGGGGAGGGCCCGGCGCTGCTGGTCGACTGTCTGTCGCTGTGGCTGACGGACGCCATGGACCGGGTCGGGGCGTGGGACGACGAGCGGTGGGCGGCCGGGGGCCGGGAGGCCCTGGCGGAGCGGGTCGCCGAGCTGGTGGCGGCGGTGCGGGCGACGCCCCGGACGGTCGTGGCGGTGACGAACGAGGTGGGTTCGGGCGTGGTCCCGGCGACGGCCTCGGGGCGCCGCTTCCGCGACGAGCTGGGGCGGCTCAACGCGGCCTTCGCCGACGAGTGCGAGCAGGTGCTGCTGGTGGTCGCGGGTCAGGCGCTGGTGCTGCGCGGGTAG
- the cobT gene encoding nicotinate-nucleotide--dimethylbenzimidazole phosphoribosyltransferase translates to MNLDDFSDLIERPDGGIRRDAEERRERLSVRPGALGRLDELGEWLSAAQGAVPPRPVEQPKVVLFAGDHGVAALDVSGRAAGGGCELVRAVLDGASPVAVLARTQRVPVRVVDAGLDCDPELLPAEVTRHRVRRGTGRIDIENAQSLDETRAALELGIAIADEEADSGTDLVVLGDLSVGGTTPASTLIAALCGTDASVVTGRGGAGIDDLAWMRKCAAVRDALRRARPVLGDQLELLAAVGGPDLAAMTGFLLQASVRRLPVILDGVVGAACALVAQRAAFRAPDWWLAGQVSGEPAQAKALDRMSLNPLLDHGVTVGEGTGALLALPLVRAAAALAAELPEVTTPVAETTPVDDTAVVADETG, encoded by the coding sequence TTGAACCTCGACGACTTCTCCGATCTGATCGAGCGCCCCGACGGGGGGATACGGCGTGACGCCGAGGAGCGCAGGGAGCGGCTGAGCGTCCGTCCCGGTGCGCTCGGGCGGCTCGACGAGCTGGGCGAGTGGCTGTCGGCGGCACAGGGCGCGGTGCCGCCGCGGCCGGTGGAGCAGCCGAAGGTGGTGCTCTTCGCGGGCGACCACGGGGTGGCCGCGCTGGACGTGTCCGGGCGGGCCGCCGGCGGCGGGTGCGAACTGGTGCGCGCGGTGCTCGACGGGGCGAGCCCGGTGGCGGTGCTGGCCCGGACCCAGCGGGTGCCGGTGCGCGTGGTGGACGCGGGTCTGGACTGCGATCCGGAGCTGCTGCCGGCCGAGGTGACCCGGCACCGGGTGCGGCGCGGCACGGGCCGGATCGACATCGAGAACGCGCAGTCCCTCGACGAGACCCGGGCGGCCCTGGAGCTGGGCATCGCGATCGCCGACGAGGAGGCCGACTCCGGCACCGATCTGGTGGTGCTCGGGGACCTGAGCGTGGGCGGCACGACCCCCGCCTCGACGCTGATCGCCGCGCTGTGCGGGACGGACGCCTCCGTGGTGACCGGCCGGGGCGGCGCCGGGATCGACGACCTCGCGTGGATGCGCAAGTGCGCGGCGGTCCGGGACGCGCTGCGCCGGGCCCGGCCGGTGCTGGGCGACCAGCTGGAGCTGCTCGCGGCGGTCGGCGGGCCCGATCTGGCGGCGATGACCGGTTTCCTGCTGCAGGCCTCGGTCCGGCGGCTGCCGGTCATCCTGGACGGCGTGGTGGGCGCGGCCTGTGCGCTGGTGGCGCAGCGGGCGGCGTTCCGGGCGCCGGACTGGTGGCTGGCGGGCCAGGTGAGCGGGGAGCCGGCGCAGGCGAAGGCGCTGGACCGGATGTCGCTCAACCCTCTGCTCGACCACGGCGTCACTGTGGGCGAGGGAACCGGGGCGCTGCTCGCTCTCCCCCTCGTCCGGGCCGCCGCGGCGCTGGCCGCGGAGCTGCCGGAGGTGACCACTCCGGTGGCGGAGACCACGCCGGTGGATGACACCGCCGTGGTGGCGGACGAGACGGGCTGA
- the pelF gene encoding GT4 family glycosyltransferase PelF: MPSSGRHVTMLTEGTYPHVHGGVSTWCDQLVRGMPEVDFRILALTGSGREPVTWELPPNISEHRSFPLWGTPERGGALRGRARRRFLDTYERFLLSILDPSAGCDFGEGLYALAELARQGRLTAALRSERVLRSLMWIWAMPHLPTAVARPTVHDALTATDLLEHALRPLAARIPGDRVAHAVSSGLATLPALAAQHFEGVPFLLTEHGIYLRERYLGYRTEAQRWPVKALMLGFYRELNSLGYRKADLITPCNQYNRRWEERGGAPADRIRTVYNGVDPAAFPWAGPEPETPTLSWVGRVDPIKDLETLIRAYAIVRAEIPELLLRLFGPVPAGNEDYRTRLEKLAAELGVADGVGFEGRTSDVAGAYAAGNIVMLSSISEGFPFSLIEAMSCGRATVSTDVGGVREAVGDTGLVVPPREPAVMAAAVAGLLHDDTRRAALARDARQRVVDRFTLHRSVDGFRRIYLELAGRRPTAPPAETGDWTTRLTDPWRAELLGGARA; the protein is encoded by the coding sequence ATGCCGAGCAGTGGCCGTCACGTCACCATGCTCACCGAAGGCACCTATCCACACGTGCACGGGGGCGTCAGCACCTGGTGCGACCAGCTCGTCCGCGGCATGCCCGAGGTCGACTTCCGCATCCTCGCCCTCACCGGCAGCGGCCGCGAACCCGTGACCTGGGAGCTGCCGCCGAACATCTCCGAGCACCGCTCCTTCCCGCTCTGGGGCACCCCGGAGCGGGGCGGGGCCCTTCGGGGCCGGGCACGCCGCCGCTTCCTCGACACCTACGAGCGCTTCCTGCTCTCGATCCTCGACCCCAGCGCGGGCTGCGACTTCGGCGAGGGCCTCTACGCCCTGGCCGAACTCGCCCGCCAGGGACGCCTGACCGCCGCCCTGCGCTCCGAGCGGGTGCTGCGCTCCCTCATGTGGATCTGGGCCATGCCACACCTGCCGACGGCCGTGGCCAGGCCCACCGTCCACGACGCCCTCACCGCCACCGACCTGCTCGAACACGCCCTGCGCCCGCTCGCCGCCCGGATACCCGGCGACCGCGTGGCGCACGCCGTCTCCAGCGGTCTCGCCACGCTGCCGGCGCTCGCCGCCCAGCACTTCGAAGGGGTGCCCTTCCTGCTCACCGAACACGGCATCTACCTCCGCGAGCGCTACCTCGGCTACCGCACCGAGGCCCAGCGCTGGCCGGTCAAGGCCCTCATGCTCGGCTTCTACCGCGAGCTCAACTCCCTCGGCTACCGCAAGGCCGACCTCATCACCCCCTGCAACCAGTACAACCGGCGCTGGGAGGAGCGCGGCGGCGCCCCCGCCGACCGCATCCGCACCGTCTACAACGGCGTCGACCCCGCCGCCTTCCCCTGGGCCGGGCCCGAACCGGAGACGCCCACCCTCAGCTGGGTCGGCCGGGTCGACCCGATCAAGGACCTGGAGACCCTGATCCGGGCGTACGCGATCGTCCGCGCCGAGATCCCCGAACTCCTGCTCCGGCTCTTCGGCCCCGTCCCGGCGGGCAACGAGGACTACCGCACCCGGCTGGAGAAGCTCGCCGCCGAACTCGGCGTCGCCGACGGGGTCGGCTTCGAGGGCCGCACCTCCGACGTCGCCGGGGCCTACGCGGCCGGCAACATCGTGATGCTCTCCTCGATCAGCGAGGGCTTCCCCTTCTCCCTCATCGAGGCCATGTCCTGCGGCCGGGCCACCGTCTCCACGGACGTCGGCGGGGTCCGCGAGGCCGTCGGCGACACCGGCCTGGTCGTCCCGCCCCGGGAACCGGCCGTGATGGCCGCGGCCGTCGCCGGACTCCTCCACGACGACACCCGGCGCGCCGCCCTGGCCCGGGACGCCCGGCAGCGCGTGGTCGACCGCTTCACCCTGCACCGCTCGGTCGACGGCTTCCGCCGGATCTACCTCGAACTCGCGGGCCGGCGGCCGACCGCGCCGCCCGCCGAGACCGGCGACTGGACCACCCGCCTCACCGACCCCTGGCGCGCCGAACTGCTGGGAGGTGCCCGGGCATGA
- a CDS encoding endo alpha-1,4 polygalactosaminidase, giving the protein MRRPPILPAPRALPVPPPPRALPVLSAVLGLLLLLTACTAAPPAEPRPRSSDPKPAARWQPRPGLAWQWQLSGRLDPSVDVPVYDIDGFDHPAATVADLHRRGRKVICYLSTGAWEDFRPDAGRFPKALLGKGNGWQGERWLDIRRTDLLAPLMAARLDMCRAKGFDAVEPDNMDGYRNPTGFPLTAADQLRYNRLIARLAHDRGLAVGLKNDLDQIPELLPDFDFAVNEQCAQYEECELLAPFVKAGKAVFHVEYEREPAEFCPRTRGLGLSSLRKEYDLGAWRRAC; this is encoded by the coding sequence ATGAGACGCCCGCCGATCCTGCCGGCCCCGCGCGCCCTGCCGGTCCCGCCGCCCCCGCGCGCCCTGCCGGTCCTGTCGGCCGTGCTGGGCCTCCTGCTCCTCCTGACCGCCTGCACGGCCGCCCCGCCCGCCGAGCCCCGCCCCCGCTCCTCCGACCCGAAACCGGCCGCCCGCTGGCAGCCCCGCCCCGGCCTGGCCTGGCAGTGGCAGCTCAGCGGGCGACTGGACCCGTCCGTGGACGTCCCCGTCTACGACATCGACGGCTTCGACCACCCGGCGGCCACCGTCGCCGACCTGCACCGGCGGGGCCGCAAGGTGATCTGCTACCTCTCCACCGGCGCCTGGGAGGACTTCCGCCCGGACGCGGGACGCTTCCCGAAGGCCCTCCTCGGCAAGGGCAACGGCTGGCAGGGCGAGCGCTGGCTCGACATCCGCCGCACCGACCTGCTCGCCCCGCTGATGGCGGCCCGCCTGGACATGTGCCGGGCGAAGGGCTTCGACGCGGTCGAGCCGGACAACATGGACGGCTACCGCAACCCCACCGGCTTCCCCCTCACCGCCGCCGACCAGCTCCGCTACAACCGCCTGATCGCCCGCCTGGCCCACGACCGCGGCCTGGCCGTCGGCCTGAAGAACGACCTGGACCAGATCCCCGAGCTCCTGCCGGACTTCGACTTCGCGGTCAACGAGCAGTGCGCGCAGTACGAGGAGTGCGAGCTGCTGGCCCCCTTCGTGAAGGCCGGCAAGGCGGTGTTCCACGTCGAGTACGAGCGGGAGCCGGCCGAGTTCTGCCCGCGCACCCGCGGGCTCGGCCTCAGCTCGCTCCGGAAGGAGTACGACCTGGGGGCGTGGCGGCGGGCCTGCTGA
- a CDS encoding leucyl aminopeptidase produces MTALTLSTAGAATLRADALVVGVAKSGKALVVAPGAEAVDQAFDGGLAAVLETLGASGAEGEATKLPAPAGVKAPVILAVGLGSVPEDDEAYAAETLRRAAGTAARLLTGSKKAAFALPVSAPEDAAAIAEGALLGAYAYTAYQEADKDAKKPLAEVALLGAKPRDKAYKAAAERAQIVAEEINRSRDLINQPPNDLHPVAFAAAAQAAGKEYGLKVQVLDEKALAKGGYGGILGVGQGSQNPPRLVRIAYTHPKAEQTLALVGKGITYDSGGISLKPAGHNETMKCDMSGAAAVFSAVVAAARLGLAVNVTGWLALAENMPSGSATRPGDVLRMYSGKTVEVLNTDAEGRLVLADALTKASEEDPDAIVDVATLTGAMVLALGDRTFGIMANDDDYRTAIHEIAEEVGEQSWPMPLPADLRKSMDSPTADIANMGVRMGGGLVAGLFLQEFVGEGITWAHLDIAGPAFHEGAPYGYTPKGGTGSSVRTLVKLAERHADGEL; encoded by the coding sequence GTGACTGCTCTCACTCTCAGCACCGCCGGAGCGGCGACGCTGCGCGCCGACGCCCTCGTGGTCGGCGTCGCGAAGTCCGGCAAGGCGCTCGTCGTCGCCCCCGGCGCCGAGGCCGTCGACCAGGCCTTCGACGGCGGGCTCGCCGCCGTCCTGGAGACTCTGGGTGCCTCCGGTGCCGAAGGTGAGGCGACCAAGCTGCCCGCCCCCGCCGGTGTGAAGGCCCCCGTGATCCTGGCCGTCGGCCTGGGCTCCGTCCCGGAGGACGACGAGGCCTACGCGGCCGAGACGCTCCGCCGCGCCGCCGGCACCGCCGCCCGCCTCCTGACCGGCTCGAAGAAGGCCGCCTTCGCGCTGCCGGTCTCCGCCCCGGAGGACGCGGCCGCGATCGCCGAGGGCGCGCTGCTCGGCGCGTACGCCTACACCGCGTACCAGGAGGCCGACAAGGACGCCAAGAAGCCGCTGGCCGAGGTCGCCCTGCTCGGCGCCAAGCCCCGCGACAAGGCCTACAAGGCCGCCGCGGAGCGCGCGCAGATCGTCGCCGAGGAGATCAACCGCTCCCGCGACCTGATCAACCAGCCGCCGAACGACCTCCACCCGGTCGCCTTCGCCGCCGCCGCCCAGGCCGCCGGCAAGGAGTACGGCCTCAAGGTCCAGGTGCTCGACGAGAAGGCGCTCGCCAAGGGCGGCTACGGCGGCATCCTGGGCGTCGGCCAGGGTTCGCAGAACCCGCCGCGCCTGGTCCGGATCGCCTACACCCACCCGAAGGCGGAGCAGACCCTCGCCCTGGTCGGCAAGGGCATCACCTACGACTCGGGCGGCATCTCCCTCAAGCCGGCCGGTCACAACGAGACGATGAAGTGCGACATGAGCGGCGCCGCCGCCGTGTTCTCCGCCGTCGTCGCCGCGGCCCGCCTCGGCCTGGCCGTCAACGTCACCGGCTGGCTCGCGCTCGCCGAGAACATGCCGTCCGGCTCGGCCACCCGCCCCGGCGACGTGCTGCGCATGTACAGCGGCAAGACCGTCGAGGTCCTCAACACGGACGCCGAGGGCCGCCTGGTCCTGGCCGACGCGCTGACCAAGGCCTCGGAGGAGGACCCGGACGCGATCGTCGACGTGGCCACCCTGACCGGCGCCATGGTGCTGGCCCTGGGCGACCGCACCTTCGGCATCATGGCCAACGACGACGACTACCGGACCGCGATCCACGAGATCGCCGAGGAGGTCGGCGAGCAGTCCTGGCCGATGCCGCTCCCGGCGGACCTGCGCAAGTCCATGGACTCCCCCACCGCCGACATCGCCAACATGGGCGTCCGGATGGGCGGCGGCCTGGTCGCCGGTCTGTTCCTGCAGGAGTTCGTGGGCGAGGGCATCACCTGGGCCCACCTGGACATCGCGGGCCCGGCCTTCCACGAAGGCGCCCCGTACGGCTACACCCCGAAGGGCGGCACCGGCTCCTCGGTGCGCACCCTGGTGAAGCTGGCCGAGCGCCACGCGGACGGCGAGCTCTGA
- a CDS encoding class I SAM-dependent methyltransferase, which yields MPGGLRDTVRQELIARQLDEQIAGRYPVGQRLRILDAGMGQGTQALRLARAGHTVTGLEADPELLKAARESLATEPAGIRERVRLIEGDGRETGVHFLPGSFDVVLCHGVLMYADEPDALLAGLARMLAPGGLLSLVVRNAEALAMRPGLAGDWTGALDAFESDVYTDRNGTKVRADRLDALTSTLAGIAAPLHAWYGVRVFTDGIPGDEGLPAADELERLLTAEDRASRTDPYRRIAGLLHLCGVRG from the coding sequence GTGCCGGGCGGACTGCGTGACACCGTCCGCCAGGAGTTGATCGCGCGCCAGCTCGACGAGCAGATAGCCGGCCGCTACCCCGTGGGGCAGCGGCTGCGGATCCTCGACGCGGGCATGGGCCAGGGAACCCAGGCCCTGCGCCTGGCCCGGGCCGGGCACACCGTGACCGGCCTGGAGGCCGACCCCGAGCTGTTGAAGGCCGCCCGCGAGTCGCTGGCGACCGAACCGGCCGGGATCCGCGAGCGGGTCCGGCTGATCGAGGGCGACGGGCGCGAGACCGGGGTGCACTTCCTGCCCGGCAGCTTCGACGTCGTCCTCTGCCACGGTGTGCTGATGTACGCCGACGAGCCGGACGCGCTGCTCGCGGGCCTGGCCCGCATGCTGGCCCCCGGCGGCCTGCTCTCCCTGGTGGTCCGCAACGCGGAGGCGCTGGCCATGCGGCCGGGCCTGGCCGGGGACTGGACGGGCGCGCTCGACGCCTTCGAGTCGGACGTGTACACCGACCGCAACGGCACGAAGGTGCGGGCCGACCGGCTCGACGCGCTGACCTCGACCCTCGCCGGGATCGCGGCGCCGCTGCACGCCTGGTACGGCGTGCGGGTCTTCACCGACGGCATCCCCGGCGACGAGGGCCTACCGGCCGCGGACGAGCTGGAGCGCCTGCTCACCGCCGAGGACCGGGCCTCGCGCACGGATCCTTACCGGCGCATCGCGGGACTGCTGCACCTCTGCGGCGTTCGGGGCTGA
- a CDS encoding phosphatidylglycerol lysyltransferase domain-containing protein, whose product MGEVRLSTEEAPRTTVRSRRSAAFAVWYLRAVTFINFLSAVWVSFGQDLRRHNEDNYFTPYMLTAGFASGVFTLFLAITMRRRKRAAWILNLVLSGLFLLLFALVMIFPEIRQHAQNWVSLVLTAAFFVSLLLGRKEFYAKGDRSNPLLAAAVAVGGLLVTSLLAAVLVTVTNTAAGHSTFLERWKYGVMRLITLASDDSAYAAIATPGWVDVVINIMSTLLLFAVLFAAFRSRRAVDPLTEEDEDRLRALLDKQGDRDSLGYFALRREKSVIWSPSEKAAIAYRVVGGVSLASGDPIGDPEAWPGAIEPWLAEAREHGWIPAVMGASEEAGTIYARHGLDALELGDEAIVETDEFTLDGRAMRTVRQAFNRVKRAGYEVRIRRHEDIPADEMDELLRKADDWRDGATERGFSMALGRLGDPRDGRCVMLECSDESGELRAVLSFVPWGPKGLSLDLMRRDRDSENGLMEFMVIELLQRAKEIGITQVSLNFAMFRSVFERGSKLGAGPVLRMWRSLLSFFSRWWQIESLYRANAKYRPIWEPRFMLFEKSADLLRIGLAAGRAEGFLEAPGLPKWLHRKHLEGRR is encoded by the coding sequence ATGGGAGAGGTCCGTTTGTCCACCGAAGAAGCGCCCCGGACCACGGTCCGTTCGCGGCGCAGCGCCGCGTTCGCCGTCTGGTACCTGCGGGCCGTCACGTTCATCAATTTCCTGAGCGCCGTGTGGGTCTCGTTCGGCCAGGACCTGCGCCGGCACAACGAGGACAACTACTTCACCCCGTACATGCTCACCGCCGGCTTCGCGTCCGGCGTCTTCACCCTCTTCCTGGCGATCACCATGCGCCGCCGCAAGCGGGCGGCGTGGATCCTCAACCTGGTCCTGAGCGGGCTCTTCCTGCTGCTCTTCGCGCTGGTGATGATCTTCCCGGAGATCCGCCAGCACGCCCAGAACTGGGTCTCGCTGGTCCTGACCGCCGCCTTCTTCGTCTCCCTGCTGCTCGGCCGCAAGGAGTTCTACGCGAAGGGCGACCGCTCCAACCCGCTGCTCGCGGCGGCCGTGGCGGTCGGCGGGCTGCTGGTCACCTCGCTGCTCGCCGCGGTCCTGGTGACCGTCACCAACACCGCGGCCGGCCACTCCACCTTCCTGGAGCGCTGGAAGTACGGCGTGATGCGGCTGATCACCCTGGCCTCGGACGACTCGGCCTACGCCGCGATCGCCACCCCGGGCTGGGTGGACGTGGTCATCAACATCATGTCGACGCTGCTGCTCTTCGCCGTGCTGTTCGCCGCCTTCCGCTCCCGGCGGGCCGTCGACCCGCTCACCGAGGAGGACGAGGACCGGCTGCGGGCGCTGCTCGACAAGCAGGGGGACCGGGACTCGCTCGGCTACTTCGCACTGCGCCGCGAGAAGAGCGTCATCTGGTCGCCCAGCGAGAAGGCCGCCATCGCCTACCGGGTGGTCGGCGGGGTCTCGCTCGCCTCCGGTGACCCGATCGGCGACCCGGAGGCCTGGCCCGGGGCCATCGAGCCCTGGCTGGCCGAGGCCCGCGAGCACGGCTGGATCCCGGCCGTGATGGGCGCGAGCGAGGAGGCCGGCACCATCTACGCCCGGCACGGCCTGGACGCCCTGGAGCTGGGCGACGAGGCCATCGTGGAGACCGACGAGTTCACCCTCGACGGGCGGGCCATGCGCACCGTCCGGCAGGCCTTCAACCGGGTCAAGCGGGCCGGCTACGAGGTCCGCATCCGGCGCCACGAGGACATCCCGGCCGACGAGATGGACGAGCTGCTCCGCAAGGCCGACGACTGGCGCGACGGGGCCACCGAACGCGGCTTCTCGATGGCGCTCGGGCGCCTCGGCGACCCCAGGGACGGCCGCTGCGTGATGCTGGAGTGCTCCGACGAGTCGGGCGAGCTGCGCGCCGTGCTGTCCTTCGTGCCCTGGGGGCCGAAGGGCCTCTCCCTCGACCTGATGCGCCGCGACCGGGACTCCGAGAACGGCCTGATGGAGTTCATGGTGATCGAGCTCCTCCAGCGCGCGAAGGAGATCGGGATCACTCAGGTCTCGCTGAACTTCGCGATGTTCCGGTCCGTCTTCGAACGCGGCTCGAAGCTCGGGGCGGGACCCGTGCTGCGCATGTGGCGTTCGCTGCTCAGCTTCTTCTCCCGCTGGTGGCAGATCGAGTCGCTGTACCGCGCCAACGCCAAGTACCGACCGATCTGGGAGCCCCGCTTCATGCTCTTCGAGAAGAGCGCCGACCTGCTGCGCATCGGCCTCGCCGCCGGACGCGCCGAGGGCTTCCTGGAGGCCCCCGGTCTGCCCAAGTGGCTGCACCGCAAGCACCTGGAGGGACGGCGTTGA
- a CDS encoding spherulation-specific family 4 protein: MTTSSCSSRSSLLVPFYEHPADRPEDWAAVVAAAPALYGVVLNPASGAGRSADPAFAELAGRLRAAGVRVLGYADTDYGRRPHAEVVSDLVRHRDWYAADGAFLDQVPTEPSALPHYRRLVVSARAAGLRTLVLNHGAHPAPGYEALADLLVTFEGPWDSYRHLDLPVADHYCHLVYAAPADVRPATPVHCAVPGTGAHPWGTLPHTLEPTR, from the coding sequence GTGACTACCTCCTCCTGTTCCTCCCGCTCCTCCCTTCTCGTCCCCTTCTACGAGCACCCCGCCGACCGCCCCGAGGACTGGGCCGCCGTCGTGGCGGCGGCCCCCGCCCTCTACGGGGTCGTCCTCAACCCGGCGAGCGGCGCGGGCCGTTCCGCCGACCCGGCCTTCGCCGAGCTGGCGGGCCGGCTGCGGGCCGCCGGGGTGCGGGTCCTCGGCTACGCGGACACCGACTACGGGCGCCGCCCGCACGCCGAGGTCGTCTCCGACCTGGTGCGGCACCGCGACTGGTACGCGGCGGACGGCGCCTTCCTCGACCAGGTGCCGACGGAGCCCTCCGCGCTGCCGCACTACCGGCGCCTGGTCGTCTCGGCGCGGGCCGCCGGGCTGCGCACCCTGGTCCTGAACCACGGCGCCCACCCCGCCCCCGGCTACGAGGCCCTCGCCGACCTCCTGGTGACCTTCGAGGGCCCCTGGGACTCCTACCGGCACCTCGACCTGCCGGTCGCCGACCACTACTGCCACCTGGTGTACGCGGCCCCGGCGGACGTCCGCCCCGCGACCCCGGTGCACTGCGCGGTCCCGGGCACGGGCGCCCACCCCTGGGGCACCCTGCCGCACACCCTGGAGCCCACCCGATGA
- a CDS encoding adenosylcobinamide-GDP ribazoletransferase, producing the protein MDGLRFAFGTLTVLPARITRWDRDAARAGMLCAPLAGLVVGLCAAAVGGLFLLLGAGPLLAAVLTVAVPALMTRGLHLDGLADTADGLGSAKPAEDALRIMKQSDIGPFGVIAVLFALLAQVAALHELYAEGWATGAAAAVLAATTARLALTHASRHGVPAARPEGLGAVVAATVPLRPAALTTALLLALCAAAGALFSPYDALRLPLAALAALGVAELLLRRCVRRFGGVTGDVFGAVEETAATAALVALTLG; encoded by the coding sequence ATGGACGGCCTGCGTTTCGCCTTCGGCACCCTCACGGTGCTCCCCGCCCGCATCACCCGCTGGGACCGCGACGCGGCCCGCGCCGGGATGCTCTGCGCCCCGCTCGCGGGCCTCGTCGTCGGTCTGTGCGCGGCCGCGGTGGGCGGGCTGTTCCTGCTGCTCGGCGCGGGTCCGCTGCTGGCCGCCGTCCTCACGGTCGCCGTCCCGGCGCTGATGACCCGCGGCCTCCACCTCGACGGGCTCGCCGACACCGCCGACGGCCTCGGCAGCGCCAAGCCCGCCGAGGACGCGCTGCGCATCATGAAGCAGTCCGACATCGGCCCCTTCGGCGTGATCGCCGTCCTCTTCGCCCTGCTGGCCCAGGTCGCCGCGCTCCACGAGCTCTACGCCGAGGGCTGGGCCACCGGCGCGGCCGCCGCCGTCCTCGCCGCCACCACCGCCCGCCTCGCCCTCACCCACGCCTCCCGCCACGGCGTCCCGGCCGCCCGCCCCGAGGGCCTCGGCGCGGTCGTCGCCGCGACCGTCCCGCTCCGCCCCGCCGCCCTGACCACCGCCCTGCTGCTCGCCCTCTGCGCGGCGGCCGGTGCCCTCTTCTCCCCGTACGACGCCCTCCGCCTCCCGCTGGCCGCCCTCGCCGCCCTCGGCGTCGCCGAACTGCTGCTGCGGCGGTGCGTGCGGCGCTTCGGCGGGGTGACGGGGGACGTGTTCGGCGCGGTGGAGGAGACGGCGGCGACGGCGGCGCTGGTGGCGCTCACCCTGGGGTGA